The following are encoded together in the Kribbella voronezhensis genome:
- a CDS encoding ROK family transcriptional regulator, translating into MVNLQGPIPRGDLVPSGIVGLLGTQGPTARTDIARALGLSPATVTQVTKDLIARGLIEELESVPSKGGRPSRLLGLVRDAGVALGAKVTADHVAVVTVELDGTVRSSTEIEYDPGAGDALERLGQILAKQVAELDDTLLGVGVGVPGAVDSQASGVVDAPTLGWQAARVGPVLRAAIGTPVLVDNDVNTLAAAERLYGIGRDHSSYLVVTIGRGIGCGIVVDGGIYRGANGGAGEIGHIPVWPSAAEEPPCTCGSTGCLEAHIGAAGLLRTARSRGAVGPRGTMATLLRAATSGEVSAQEVFGDAGSMLGRALAGVIHTVDPEVVVLMGEGVDGWEFWETGFEPSFRRSLLPARKAVSVVVEPWTEIQWARGAASLVLSSPFDSAGNGGEQSRLVRARLGAG; encoded by the coding sequence GTGGTCAACCTGCAAGGTCCCATCCCCCGGGGTGACCTGGTGCCGTCGGGCATCGTCGGGTTGCTCGGGACGCAAGGGCCGACGGCGCGGACGGATATCGCCCGTGCGCTCGGGTTGAGCCCGGCGACCGTGACGCAGGTGACCAAGGACCTGATCGCTCGCGGGCTCATCGAGGAACTGGAGTCGGTGCCGTCGAAGGGCGGCCGGCCGTCGCGGTTGCTCGGGTTGGTGCGGGATGCGGGCGTGGCGCTCGGGGCGAAGGTGACGGCTGATCATGTCGCGGTGGTGACGGTCGAGCTCGATGGGACCGTTCGGTCGTCCACGGAGATCGAGTACGACCCGGGTGCCGGGGATGCGTTGGAGCGGCTCGGGCAGATTCTTGCCAAGCAGGTTGCCGAGCTCGACGACACGCTGCTCGGCGTCGGCGTCGGCGTACCGGGGGCTGTTGACTCGCAGGCGTCCGGGGTGGTCGATGCGCCGACTCTCGGTTGGCAGGCCGCACGGGTTGGGCCCGTACTGCGGGCCGCTATCGGTACGCCGGTTCTGGTCGACAACGACGTCAACACCCTTGCTGCGGCTGAGCGTCTCTACGGCATCGGGCGCGACCATTCGTCGTACCTGGTGGTCACCATCGGTCGCGGTATCGGCTGCGGCATCGTTGTCGACGGCGGGATCTATCGGGGCGCCAACGGCGGCGCGGGCGAGATCGGCCACATCCCCGTCTGGCCGTCCGCTGCGGAAGAGCCGCCTTGTACCTGCGGGTCCACCGGGTGCTTGGAGGCGCACATCGGCGCGGCCGGGTTGCTCCGTACCGCTCGGAGTCGAGGCGCGGTCGGTCCGCGGGGAACGATGGCGACTCTGTTGCGCGCGGCAACTAGCGGCGAGGTGAGCGCGCAGGAGGTGTTCGGAGATGCGGGCTCGATGCTCGGGCGGGCGCTGGCGGGAGTCATCCACACGGTCGATCCCGAGGTGGTGGTGTTGATGGGTGAGGGAGTGGACGGATGGGAGTTCTGGGAGACCGGCTTCGAGCCGTCGTTCCGGCGATCGTTGCTTCCGGCCCGCAAAGCGGTATCCGTCGTGGTGGAGCCGTGGACGGAGATCCAGTGGGCCCGCGGCGCCGCCTCCCTGGTCCTGTCCAGTCCCTTCGACTCAGCCGGCAACGGCGGCGAACAAAGCCGCCTGGTCCGCGCACGACTGGGCGCCGGATGA
- a CDS encoding glycoside hydrolase domain-containing protein, with protein MYEYVDPFIGSGATELPAPQGLASTWWWPKPQVGNTHPGAVHPFGMVSACAYSGAYPTGYGLYDFNTEGVPGLLYDRPVASGFTHFQQSGTGAIRKYYNYFRVTPMLGPLDELGTTWDLLDEVAEPGYYAATLSSGVRCEVTVGPKSAVHRYTFPAHDAARIVIDASTGGLAIPHGRTVPLKAHLAMLEPGVAQGEIHVEGVPLAVHLEVDAPGWRQLLWYDRRLMPGGTRLDFDYIRPTTLRPFGLMFMGPSRGEQTIEVRLGFSLRGCEAARDNLHADVGRSQATFAERRVTTAATWREHLGKVQIKAGSDDQATVFDTALYHSLVKPCFAPDESPWTTSGPYAFDICTMWDIYRTQLPLMTTLFPQRSVALANSMLSICEQEGNLPIGYRMAKGADRFSRQGSALAHTFLADLCQLDVPGIDWDWAMVHLEMDLRRTYGEDYLVHGVAHPISHTLDLAYAYHCTAAIARKVRDRTLAQQMRDLARGWQAAYDPDTGLLRDSTFYEGGRWNYSFRLLHDMRARIALAGGDEAFVGLLDRFFGYDAAPVTQPGVAPSVAEMNAGYELCRFEGLNNEPDYEAPWSYHYAGRPDRTAEVVHAVVANQFGTGRGGLPGNDDSGGLSAWYVWATLGLFPVAGQNLFLLSAPAVAESTIQLPDGDLLITTTGLEPVEAGGPVSYVRSVAVNGKTLDRPWISGRELRRIRNLHIELGPRPSGWGTRIRPPSTSDPLPATGGEA; from the coding sequence ATGTACGAGTACGTCGACCCGTTCATCGGGAGCGGCGCCACCGAGTTGCCTGCGCCGCAGGGGCTGGCGTCGACCTGGTGGTGGCCGAAGCCGCAGGTGGGTAACACCCATCCGGGGGCCGTGCATCCGTTTGGGATGGTGTCGGCGTGTGCGTACTCGGGGGCCTATCCGACGGGGTACGGGTTGTACGACTTCAATACCGAGGGGGTGCCGGGGCTGCTGTATGACCGGCCGGTCGCTTCGGGGTTCACGCACTTCCAGCAGTCTGGTACTGGAGCGATTCGCAAGTATTACAACTACTTTCGGGTCACGCCGATGCTGGGGCCGCTTGATGAGCTGGGTACTACGTGGGATTTGTTGGACGAGGTGGCCGAGCCTGGGTACTACGCGGCGACGTTGAGTTCGGGGGTGCGTTGTGAGGTGACGGTGGGGCCGAAGTCGGCCGTTCATCGGTACACCTTTCCGGCGCATGACGCCGCGCGGATCGTGATCGACGCCTCGACCGGTGGGCTGGCCATCCCGCATGGCCGGACCGTGCCGTTGAAGGCGCATCTGGCGATGCTGGAGCCGGGGGTGGCTCAAGGGGAGATTCACGTCGAGGGTGTGCCGCTGGCCGTGCACTTGGAGGTCGATGCGCCGGGCTGGCGGCAACTGCTGTGGTACGACCGGCGTCTGATGCCCGGCGGCACCCGGCTCGACTTCGATTACATCCGGCCGACGACCTTGCGGCCGTTCGGGCTGATGTTCATGGGTCCCTCACGGGGAGAGCAGACCATCGAAGTACGGCTGGGGTTTTCCTTGCGCGGGTGCGAGGCTGCCCGCGACAACCTGCACGCGGACGTCGGCCGCAGCCAGGCCACCTTCGCCGAGCGGCGCGTCACCACTGCAGCCACCTGGCGCGAACACCTCGGCAAAGTCCAGATCAAGGCCGGATCCGATGACCAGGCAACGGTTTTCGATACTGCGCTCTACCACTCGCTGGTCAAGCCGTGCTTCGCCCCGGACGAGAGCCCGTGGACGACCAGCGGCCCCTACGCCTTCGACATCTGCACCATGTGGGACATCTACCGCACCCAGCTTCCGCTGATGACCACGCTGTTCCCGCAGCGCTCGGTCGCGCTGGCCAACTCGATGCTGTCGATCTGCGAGCAGGAGGGCAACCTGCCGATCGGCTACCGGATGGCCAAGGGCGCCGACCGGTTCTCCCGGCAGGGCAGCGCGCTCGCGCACACCTTCCTGGCCGACCTCTGCCAACTGGATGTGCCGGGGATCGACTGGGACTGGGCCATGGTGCACCTGGAGATGGACCTTCGCCGGACGTACGGCGAGGACTACCTGGTGCACGGCGTCGCGCACCCGATCAGCCACACCCTCGACCTGGCGTACGCCTACCACTGCACGGCCGCGATCGCCCGCAAGGTGCGCGACCGGACGCTGGCCCAGCAGATGCGCGACCTCGCCCGAGGCTGGCAGGCGGCGTACGACCCGGACACCGGTCTGCTGCGCGACTCGACGTTCTACGAGGGCGGCCGGTGGAACTACTCCTTCCGGCTGCTGCACGACATGCGCGCCCGGATCGCGCTCGCCGGCGGCGACGAGGCGTTCGTGGGGCTGCTCGACCGGTTCTTCGGGTACGACGCCGCACCTGTCACCCAGCCGGGGGTGGCGCCGAGCGTGGCCGAGATGAACGCCGGGTACGAGCTGTGCCGGTTCGAGGGACTGAACAACGAGCCGGACTACGAGGCGCCGTGGTCCTACCACTACGCGGGCCGGCCGGACCGAACCGCAGAGGTGGTCCATGCCGTCGTCGCCAACCAGTTCGGCACCGGCCGGGGCGGGTTGCCAGGCAACGACGACTCCGGCGGGCTGTCCGCCTGGTACGTATGGGCGACGCTCGGGCTGTTCCCCGTGGCCGGGCAGAACCTGTTCCTGCTGAGCGCTCCGGCTGTGGCGGAGTCCACGATCCAACTGCCGGACGGCGACCTTTTGATCACCACGACGGGACTCGAGCCGGTCGAGGCAGGTGGACCGGTCTCCTACGTCCGATCCGTCGCGGTGAACGGCAAGACCCTCGACCGGCCCTGGATCTCCGGCCGGGAACTTCGGCGGATCCGCAACCTGCACATCGAGCTCGGCCCTCGGCCCTCCGGTTGGGGCACCCGGATCAGGCCACCCTCCACATCCGACCCGCTGCCCGCCACTGGAGGTGAGGCATGA
- a CDS encoding XRE family transcriptional regulator — MAASVEAVRLAGKLRDLRESHEPRLTQAMLADALSAEKPVAVATISSWESLTTPKLPPAERLHSYALFFCTDRSSADPPHLVQENELSTHEQTRFEGLHKELLELRDAAQGGSRGSSLSGSATWKFDDGPVTIICPEAPRVDWPPLANDKDPNYTRMYRYADLDSLIELWGHIRAVNPDLTVRHWLPSEITADHLSGHVVVLGGIAWNGLTRRLLKTFRELPVSQVEVDDLDSGEIFRSSGAGGRDFRPLWEESEDGRVLVEDVALLARLRNPFNHSRTVTICNGIHSRGVLGSVRVLTDLNVRERNEAFLSEHFPGGSFALLMRVPVVGGEALSPDLEIASNRLYEWSPKKATAE, encoded by the coding sequence TTGGCTGCTTCAGTCGAGGCTGTCCGTCTTGCCGGCAAGCTCCGTGACCTCCGCGAATCGCATGAGCCGCGGCTGACTCAGGCGATGTTGGCGGACGCCCTGAGCGCTGAGAAGCCGGTAGCAGTCGCAACAATCAGTTCGTGGGAGTCGTTGACCACCCCGAAGCTGCCGCCGGCGGAGCGACTCCACTCATATGCGTTGTTCTTCTGTACGGATAGGTCGAGCGCAGATCCTCCCCATCTCGTGCAGGAGAACGAACTCTCAACGCATGAGCAAACGCGCTTTGAAGGCCTCCATAAGGAGCTCCTCGAACTACGCGACGCAGCCCAGGGTGGTTCGCGCGGTTCCTCGCTGAGCGGCTCGGCCACGTGGAAGTTCGATGACGGACCGGTCACGATCATTTGCCCGGAGGCGCCGCGTGTGGATTGGCCTCCACTAGCGAACGACAAGGATCCCAACTACACGAGGATGTATCGGTACGCCGACCTTGACTCTTTGATCGAGTTATGGGGGCACATCCGCGCTGTCAACCCCGATCTGACCGTGAGGCATTGGTTACCTTCGGAGATAACGGCCGATCACCTGTCCGGTCATGTTGTCGTGCTCGGCGGCATCGCTTGGAACGGGTTGACGAGACGGCTGCTAAAAACATTCCGCGAGTTGCCAGTATCCCAGGTTGAAGTTGATGACCTGGATTCAGGGGAGATCTTCAGATCCAGCGGAGCTGGTGGCCGGGACTTCCGTCCGCTGTGGGAAGAATCGGAAGATGGCCGGGTGCTGGTCGAGGATGTCGCGCTCCTGGCACGCCTGCGTAATCCGTTCAATCACAGCCGAACCGTCACCATTTGCAACGGCATCCACAGTCGCGGAGTGCTGGGGTCCGTGCGAGTACTTACCGATCTCAATGTCCGCGAGCGCAACGAGGCCTTCCTCTCCGAACACTTTCCGGGCGGCTCATTCGCCTTGCTCATGCGAGTACCTGTTGTGGGTGGCGAGGCGCTCTCACCCGATTTGGAGATCGCCTCGAACCGACTCTACGAATGGTCTCCGAAGAAGGCGACGGCCGAGTGA
- a CDS encoding ROK family transcriptional regulator, translating to MQPVRVGSKELIREINSSLVLGELRGGLVSRTELAKRTGLSLPTVSEIVGELLGSGVIEERETASSGGGRRPVLLGLKADAGFVIGIKLTETRVIAVLTDLNAGIVERATETVTTNDVGTVVRSVARVVRKLTGKRSVYGVGVGVAGVIDRAGGVVRHGTYSDWHDVELATLLEKKLGLPVVVDNDVNTLVANEQWFGAGRGVSDVAVVSIGRGIGLGMVLDGRLYRGAGGGAGEFGHTKVVADGPLCDCGGSGCLEALIGEPAICAQAGTATIEEAIDKARQGDETTTTIFDQVGRTLGTAVGNLVNLLNPKLIVLAGEGTRAADLFLPGFDDAVRSTVFDGLQRDLEIVVDDWDDEAWAQGAAGLFLGELFQPNLRPDEAGRPSLTARSAS from the coding sequence ATGCAGCCGGTGCGGGTGGGGAGCAAGGAGTTGATCCGGGAGATCAACTCTTCGCTGGTGCTCGGTGAGCTCCGGGGTGGGTTGGTTTCGCGGACCGAGTTGGCGAAGCGGACCGGGTTGAGTCTGCCTACCGTGTCCGAGATCGTCGGGGAGTTGCTCGGTAGCGGGGTGATCGAGGAGAGGGAGACGGCGAGTTCCGGTGGCGGTAGGCGGCCGGTGTTGCTCGGGCTCAAGGCCGATGCCGGGTTCGTGATCGGCATCAAGCTCACCGAGACCCGGGTGATCGCGGTACTGACCGATCTCAATGCCGGGATCGTCGAGCGGGCCACCGAGACCGTCACCACGAACGACGTCGGCACCGTCGTACGGTCTGTTGCCAGGGTCGTCCGCAAGCTCACCGGCAAGAGATCCGTGTACGGCGTGGGCGTCGGCGTGGCCGGCGTGATCGACCGGGCCGGCGGGGTGGTCCGGCACGGGACGTACTCCGACTGGCACGACGTGGAGCTCGCGACGTTGCTGGAGAAGAAGCTCGGCCTGCCGGTGGTGGTGGACAACGACGTCAACACCCTGGTGGCCAACGAGCAGTGGTTCGGGGCCGGGCGGGGTGTGTCCGACGTCGCGGTGGTCAGTATCGGCCGCGGTATCGGACTCGGCATGGTTCTGGACGGCAGGCTGTACCGCGGTGCCGGTGGTGGCGCGGGCGAGTTCGGCCATACCAAAGTCGTTGCTGACGGCCCCTTGTGTGACTGTGGTGGCAGCGGGTGCCTGGAAGCGCTGATCGGTGAGCCGGCGATCTGCGCGCAGGCAGGTACGGCAACCATCGAGGAAGCGATCGACAAAGCCCGCCAGGGCGACGAAACGACGACAACGATCTTCGACCAAGTCGGCCGCACCCTGGGGACGGCCGTCGGCAACCTGGTGAATCTGCTCAATCCGAAGCTGATCGTCCTCGCCGGGGAGGGGACCCGCGCCGCAGACCTGTTCCTGCCCGGCTTCGACGACGCGGTGCGCAGCACTGTCTTCGACGGACTCCAGCGCGACCTGGAGATCGTCGTGGACGACTGGGACGACGAGGCCTGGGCGCAAGGCGCCGCGGGTCTCTTCCTGGGCGAGCTGTTCCAGCCGAACCTGCGACCGGACGAGGCCGGCAGGCCCTCTCTCACCGCCAGATCGGCGAGCTGA
- a CDS encoding glycosyltransferase has product MSITDDTTLPSAPTRRLVLVVRADPVICGHSGEARCLAEVALTRGFDDVRIVTWPLEALEAAGLPLKPLDRVLPYSPGITVERPGPVGDYRVPDGRYLSGLIGRLVELFTDGVPTVAMSLYLSPHAIAVQEAVQVARQLGPARVTTIAEAVGSDITNVVRECVSTGRFGAAAHILSVYLAADHCVAVSEYTRDLIVASAATLDGMHGTTFAQRCRERIAISYPAVDSWSYLSLTDERIAETLARRGLLRDGYVLFLSRIASAKGVDDLIEAYAGSRSAERVQLVLAGRGPQEDEVVARVAAAGLGERVRVLTDVDDGEKPALMAGSAAFVLPTREQPEFVETFGIALVEKALAGGGPIITCATGGVPEAVGDTALLVPQRDPAMLRTVLDEVVCDWTSEQRAAAESRARAYALQFDRVAVFDRLFALAEPPAAHVA; this is encoded by the coding sequence ATGAGCATCACCGACGACACGACCCTCCCGTCCGCACCGACCCGCCGTCTGGTCCTGGTCGTCCGCGCCGACCCGGTGATCTGCGGGCACTCCGGTGAGGCCCGATGTCTCGCCGAGGTAGCACTCACCCGGGGGTTCGACGACGTACGGATCGTGACCTGGCCGCTGGAGGCGCTGGAGGCGGCCGGGCTGCCGTTGAAACCACTCGACCGCGTGCTGCCGTACAGCCCTGGTATCACCGTGGAGCGGCCCGGGCCCGTCGGTGACTATCGGGTTCCGGACGGGCGTTACCTGTCCGGGTTGATCGGGCGGCTGGTCGAGTTGTTCACCGACGGCGTGCCGACGGTGGCGATGTCGCTGTACCTGAGCCCGCACGCCATCGCCGTACAGGAGGCCGTCCAGGTGGCGCGCCAGCTCGGCCCTGCACGAGTTACTACGATCGCCGAGGCGGTGGGGTCCGACATCACCAACGTGGTGCGCGAGTGCGTGAGCACCGGCCGGTTCGGAGCAGCGGCGCACATCCTGTCGGTCTACCTGGCGGCCGACCACTGCGTGGCGGTGTCGGAGTACACCAGGGACCTGATCGTCGCCTCGGCGGCCACCCTCGACGGCATGCACGGTACGACGTTCGCCCAGCGTTGCCGCGAGCGCATTGCGATCTCCTACCCCGCGGTCGATTCCTGGTCCTACCTGTCGCTCACCGACGAGCGGATCGCCGAAACTCTTGCGCGACGTGGCCTTCTGCGGGACGGGTACGTGCTGTTCCTGTCACGGATCGCCTCGGCGAAGGGCGTCGACGACCTGATCGAGGCGTACGCCGGGTCGCGGTCAGCCGAGCGGGTCCAACTGGTCCTGGCCGGGCGTGGGCCTCAGGAAGACGAGGTGGTGGCGCGGGTAGCTGCAGCGGGCCTTGGCGAGCGGGTGCGGGTGCTGACCGACGTGGACGACGGTGAGAAGCCGGCCCTGATGGCCGGGAGCGCGGCGTTCGTGCTGCCGACCCGCGAGCAGCCTGAGTTCGTCGAGACGTTCGGGATCGCGTTGGTCGAGAAAGCTCTGGCCGGCGGCGGGCCGATCATCACCTGCGCGACCGGCGGCGTACCCGAGGCGGTCGGCGACACCGCCCTGCTGGTGCCGCAGCGTGACCCGGCCATGCTGCGGACCGTGCTCGACGAGGTCGTGTGCGACTGGACCTCCGAGCAGCGGGCCGCCGCCGAGTCACGCGCCCGGGCGTACGCGTTGCAGTTCGACCGGGTCGCGGTATTCGACCGCCTCTTCGCCCTCGCCGAGCCGCCTGCCGCACACGTCGCCTGA
- a CDS encoding TIM-barrel domain-containing protein — protein sequence MRHAVTPRRRWTAAILVLAALIFQFTPAPAWAGTLTGVFHAPYGADELYNTTATERAPRDPMAGEAVQIKATTWPISPGQTVWITWTKNGVNQTPIGASFDYNSGNNTYWKVGLGTFARGDQITYTVNADVDGANQKTTGPFSFAVTSYSGTGNVSGFVNNGTSVDVTTGDTAGSFTPKVRFAFPAIDRFHVQVAPTGSGLNITGSSAYTVTDSAGTLQIATTKVVLKIQKSPYRVAVYKGDGTTLIARQYDPATFRNTGWASDGSTTVTKVEDHWLSPTTERFEGLGERYDALNQRGKDVSNYVYNQYQDQGPTARTYLSVPFVTNSAGYGIYVPSTRYSVFNLGTHFSDMAGFTVDTGGALNSTVDYYFFTGTRAEILDQYTATTARPKLPPKWSFGLWGSANEWNTQAEVNAELANMTSNQIPHTAMVLEQWSDEATFYLWHGATYTPKPGSQALTYADLTFPAGGEWTDPKAMVTAAHNQGVKMVLWQIPVLKQDFDTNPSTPPQQHINDRDYAVAQGYVLGDGAGGPYRIPAGQWFGNSTVPDFTKTAATNWWMSKRSYLFDDIGIDGLKTDGSEAVFGRNVTSGSGRKGDELHNGYPNEYTRAYNDFVTTKKGAQGTLFSRGGTSGAQANSIFWAGDQSSTFDAFQQAVRAGQSAGASGIPFWSWDLAGFTGTFPSSELYLRAAAQATFAPIMQYHSEKSNPAVSEARTPWNVQARSGDATVVPKFRKFANTRMNLIPYLYTEAKNASTTGLPMMQAMSIAYPNDATAAAQDQQYMFGRQLLVAPITTQGATSKNVYLPAGEWYDFWNGGRAQGAGTKVYNADTGTIPVYAKAGAIVPLNLNANYELGGNIGNSVDNYTNLAFRIYPSGTTSYGYFEDSANQTRTVTSTENFAGHQVTVSVPPLATKSTLQVASSKPTSVTKDGTTMTAHATLAALQSATEGWYWDPVQQLTLVKTASSASARSVVLNGVDKAGYEAEFGTNTGTTTNTDHPGYTGTGFVDGFETSGDLVSVDTNADVTGSHVIKLRYSNGAATTATRTIQVDGVSVGSVNLPSTGNWDTWGTATLTTSLTAGKRVVKVLYGSGGINLDNVTVARP from the coding sequence ATGAGGCATGCCGTCACGCCGCGAAGGCGGTGGACCGCTGCGATCCTGGTGCTCGCAGCGCTGATCTTCCAATTCACACCGGCCCCCGCCTGGGCCGGCACGCTGACCGGCGTCTTCCACGCGCCGTACGGCGCCGACGAGTTGTACAACACCACCGCCACCGAGCGTGCGCCGCGCGACCCGATGGCCGGTGAGGCGGTGCAGATCAAGGCCACCACGTGGCCGATCTCGCCCGGCCAAACGGTCTGGATCACCTGGACGAAGAACGGCGTGAACCAGACGCCGATCGGGGCGTCCTTCGACTACAACAGTGGTAACAACACGTACTGGAAGGTCGGTCTCGGCACGTTCGCGCGCGGCGACCAGATCACCTACACGGTGAACGCCGACGTGGACGGCGCGAACCAGAAGACCACCGGTCCGTTCTCGTTCGCGGTGACGTCGTACTCCGGTACGGGCAACGTCTCCGGTTTCGTCAACAACGGTACCAGCGTCGACGTGACGACCGGCGACACCGCGGGCAGCTTCACGCCGAAGGTGCGCTTCGCGTTCCCCGCGATCGACCGGTTCCACGTCCAGGTCGCGCCGACCGGGAGCGGCCTCAACATCACCGGCTCCTCGGCGTACACGGTGACCGACAGCGCCGGCACCCTCCAGATCGCCACCACCAAGGTGGTCCTCAAGATCCAGAAGTCGCCTTATCGGGTGGCCGTCTACAAGGGTGACGGTACGACGCTGATCGCCCGGCAGTACGACCCGGCCACCTTCCGCAACACCGGTTGGGCCAGTGACGGCAGTACGACGGTCACCAAGGTCGAGGACCATTGGCTGTCCCCGACCACCGAGCGCTTCGAGGGCCTCGGCGAGCGGTACGACGCGTTGAACCAGCGCGGCAAGGACGTCAGCAACTACGTCTACAACCAGTACCAGGACCAGGGCCCGACCGCGCGCACCTATCTCAGCGTCCCATTCGTGACGAACTCGGCAGGCTACGGCATCTACGTCCCGAGCACGCGGTACTCCGTGTTCAACCTCGGCACGCACTTCAGCGACATGGCGGGCTTCACCGTCGACACGGGCGGCGCGCTCAACTCGACCGTCGACTACTACTTCTTCACCGGCACGCGGGCCGAGATCCTCGACCAGTACACCGCGACCACCGCACGGCCCAAGCTGCCGCCGAAGTGGTCGTTCGGGCTCTGGGGTTCCGCGAACGAGTGGAACACCCAGGCGGAGGTCAACGCCGAACTCGCCAACATGACGTCCAACCAGATCCCGCACACCGCGATGGTGCTCGAGCAGTGGAGTGACGAGGCCACCTTCTACCTGTGGCACGGCGCGACGTACACACCGAAGCCGGGCAGCCAGGCGCTCACCTACGCCGACCTGACCTTCCCGGCCGGCGGCGAATGGACCGATCCGAAGGCGATGGTGACGGCCGCGCACAACCAGGGCGTGAAGATGGTGCTCTGGCAGATCCCGGTCCTGAAACAGGACTTCGACACCAACCCGTCGACGCCGCCGCAGCAGCACATCAACGACCGCGACTATGCCGTTGCCCAGGGCTACGTTCTCGGCGATGGCGCCGGCGGCCCGTATCGGATCCCGGCGGGGCAGTGGTTCGGCAACAGCACGGTGCCGGACTTCACGAAGACCGCGGCGACGAACTGGTGGATGAGCAAGCGGTCGTACCTGTTCGACGACATCGGCATCGACGGCCTCAAGACGGACGGCAGCGAGGCGGTCTTCGGCCGGAACGTGACGAGTGGCTCCGGCCGCAAGGGCGACGAACTGCACAACGGCTACCCGAACGAGTACACCCGGGCCTACAACGACTTCGTCACCACCAAGAAGGGTGCCCAGGGCACCTTGTTCAGCCGCGGCGGTACGTCGGGCGCACAGGCGAACTCGATCTTCTGGGCCGGTGACCAGTCCTCCACCTTCGACGCCTTCCAGCAGGCCGTCCGGGCCGGCCAGAGCGCCGGGGCCAGTGGCATCCCGTTCTGGTCGTGGGATCTCGCGGGCTTCACCGGGACGTTCCCGAGCAGCGAGCTCTACCTCCGAGCGGCCGCGCAGGCGACCTTCGCGCCGATCATGCAGTACCACTCGGAGAAGTCGAACCCGGCGGTCTCCGAAGCCCGTACGCCGTGGAACGTGCAGGCACGCTCGGGCGACGCGACCGTGGTGCCGAAGTTCCGCAAGTTCGCCAACACCCGGATGAACCTGATTCCCTACCTCTACACGGAAGCCAAGAACGCTTCCACCACAGGCCTTCCGATGATGCAGGCGATGAGCATCGCCTACCCGAACGACGCGACCGCGGCCGCGCAGGACCAGCAGTACATGTTCGGCCGTCAGTTGCTGGTGGCCCCTATCACCACGCAGGGTGCGACCAGCAAGAACGTCTACCTGCCGGCCGGGGAGTGGTACGACTTCTGGAACGGTGGCCGCGCCCAAGGCGCCGGGACCAAGGTCTACAACGCCGACACCGGCACCATCCCCGTCTACGCCAAGGCCGGCGCGATCGTCCCGCTCAACCTGAACGCGAACTACGAACTGGGCGGCAACATCGGCAACAGCGTCGACAACTACACGAACCTCGCGTTCCGGATCTACCCGTCAGGTACGACGAGCTACGGGTATTTCGAGGACTCGGCGAACCAGACCCGCACGGTCACCTCGACCGAGAACTTCGCCGGTCACCAGGTCACTGTCAGCGTCCCACCGCTGGCCACCAAGAGCACGTTGCAGGTCGCCTCGTCGAAGCCGACGAGCGTGACGAAGGACGGTACGACGATGACCGCGCACGCCACTCTCGCCGCTCTGCAGAGCGCGACCGAGGGTTGGTACTGGGATCCGGTCCAGCAGCTCACGCTCGTCAAGACCGCGTCGAGCGCCAGCGCGCGGAGCGTAGTACTGAACGGCGTGGACAAGGCCGGCTACGAGGCCGAGTTCGGCACGAACACGGGTACGACGACGAACACCGACCACCCGGGCTACACGGGAACGGGTTTCGTGGACGGCTTCGAGACGTCGGGTGACCTCGTGTCGGTCGACACGAACGCCGATGTCACCGGCAGCCACGTGATCAAGCTCCGCTACTCCAACGGCGCGGCAACCACCGCGACCCGCACGATCCAGGTCGACGGCGTGTCTGTCGGCTCGGTCAATCTCCCGAGCACAGGCAACTGGGACACCTGGGGGACGGCAACGCTGACCACCAGCCTCACCGCCGGGAAACGCGTGGTCAAAGTGTTGTACGGCAGCGGTGGAATCAACCTCGACAACGTGACGGTGGCCCGACCATGA